The nucleotide sequence AAAGTCTTAAATGTTTTCGAATCTCGATGCTAATTACTCCTGTTAAATATGTTCGCTCCTTTCACTTGTCACTAACGGTAATTAGGTGGAGTGGTTACGTCGTGAGTTCAGCACCGCCGGATCTCAGGTTCGGTTCCCCACTTGTATTTTTCTTTTTGGTATTTTTCAGTCAAAAGAACAACATGTTTCACGTTTGGTGGGCCGGTCCAGTCGCCAGCGATCCCGGTTCGACCAGCTGCCACGTCGACAATCCCTCCGAAAAAACGCACAAGGTTTAATATAGACCGGGATTATATAGTTCGGTGTGCTGATTTTAAGGATTTAAAGTTTGGGGTTTGATTTAGCTTTGatctacaagttcaaggtttattttggactttttcctGTGATATATGGTGCAAGTGATTCGCTTCTGACCTTTGTGTCACGCATTCCAGAAGAAAATGGCGTAACATTTTTTTAGGTAAGAAACTATATTTATTATGATGCAAGGGCGTCTCCAATACAGATCCTAAAAAAGACACCATGAATGCCCGCAGACGGGATAGGGAAGGGAGTTATCCAATGCTATCCCATATTTATCCGGTTTCATCCTTCTAAGCATGTGCATGTCATGGTTGAGGGGAGAAAGAGGATGTTTGGATGCGAATGTCCTACGTGGTGGCTTTAGGTTAGTTGTGGTCTTGGCAGAATAGGGCAGACGACCCAGCCTGGACAACCCGCTGTTGTGACTTGAGCGCATGGGTTGCGGGTGCTCGATATGATCTTTGGGGGACTTGAAATGTTAAATCTGTTGTGATTGTATTTTCTCTTTTCCTCTGATTAAACATGCATTTTTCACTGTTGGAACTCACTCAGTTCAGCATCTCATGGCAAATGTGGATTCATTGCGTCTGGAAACGAATGATGGCTGGCTGTTGTGCTATGCAAACTGAAGCCAAAGAAAGGACGGCAACAACAAACCACGAGAAAGTCCAcccgcaaaaaaagagagaaagtccATTTATTCAGAGCAGAGTTGAAGCGGTCACTGTGAAGTGGCAACATATACAAGTTTAAAAATCTGTAAGCTGACATTCTTTTTAGTTCCTTCTCTCATTAATGTATTTTTTGTCTATCAAAACACAAAGTGGGCCATTCCACCAAATACAGAAGGACAATGAGAGCACTTTTGGCTATACTACTAGATTGAGGTTCGTCCTATACGTTCGTTCACCGCGGTACCATGGAATGTGATGCAGCGATATGCATACACATTGTGGTTAGTTGAAACCGGGTGCTAACATGAGAGCTGAGAGTTAGCAATTGCCACAAACACATTCGCTTTTATTTATTttcacaaaaaagaaggaagaagaatacGTAATACAAAATTACAAATAGTACCGCAACCTCAAAACTGATGTGAGATTATATGGAACAACTATAAGACTGCTCTGCTTCTCGCTTTAATTATTCAGCAAGACTACTTCGTGACTGTTGTGAGATTATATGAGACAACTTAAAGTTGCTTAAGACTGCTTCAATACTACTGCAACTATTGAGTCTGGTGATGACCGACACCAGTTGTGTTGCCTGTAAATCTCTCACCAATGAAAAAGCTTGAATACAAGGAAACTACTGGAGGGCAGACGACCTCGGCGATGCTCCATTGCAACATCATCACAACACAGCCCGGCGTGACGGTGCTTCGTCGCTGCAGCGCCAACGACCCCTGGCGATGCTCCATTGAAACCTCGTCGCAGCACGACCCGGTGTGACGGTGCTCCGTTGCAGCTCCATTGCAGCGCCGACGACCCCCGGCGATGCTCCATTGAAACCTCATCGCAGCACGCACGACGCGAGGGTGCTCCGTCGCAGGTCCATagcaacaccaaaacggacccccGACGAGGCTCCACCGCGCTCCAGCGCAGCACCACACGGCCTGGCGTGCTCCGTCGCAGCACCCCGCCGGCCATCAAAACTTCATCGCAACGCTGGTGCTGCAGGCTAGCAGCAGTCGAGCCCCTGCCCTGCAGAGGGCACGCCCGCGTGCTGGCAGGAGCGTGCAGTCAGCTCGGGCGAGTAGCGACAGGGGCCTCCTCCTGCAACATCGTTGTTGCTGAGCGGCCGGGCGGTGAGAGCTTGCAGCAAGGAGCGGCCGGGCATCGCTGCGTTCCTAAGTTGCTGCCTTGATGAGGTAGGCAACCATGGATTCAGCGGTTGGGTGGATAGGAAGACAAAGTCAACGAATAAGGAGACGAGAGGATAACGATTCAGCGGTTGGGAGCGACGGGGTGCATGTTAAGGCGTGGGACACGCGTCGCCAAAGCGAGGCGGTTTACGCCGTGAGAAATTCGGTCGCTTTAAAACTAGACTAGAGTTTTCCAAACAGAAAATAAGCATTGGAGAGGACATGATGCTGTCGACTAGGTTACGGAGCCAGCCTTGGACAGACTCCAGATCAAAGTACATCATGTGACTGCtaatttgattctttttttttttgaggtaaaCTGCTAATTTGATTCGATCAACACAGATATAACATATATATTATACGTACTATAGGTCAAGAATCAATCAATCTGTACCAGGACAGGACCAAGAAATTGTAATGTAATGTCGATCTTGCTGAGCGCATGACGTGCACAGCGGAGTCGGAGCAGGGGGAGCACTGGTTCAAGATCTCCGATTACAGCATTCACAGGGGCATGGGCGTCGGCTGCTACATCGAGTCGTCCTGGTTCACCATTGGCGGCCATTACTGGCGCCTTCACTATTACCCGGACGGATATTCGGAAGATGGCAAGGGCGATATGGTGGTCGGTCTGGAGCTGATGGAGCTGTGTGGGAAGGAATTCCCGTCGCGGGTATCCTCCACAATCAGCTTGTTCTACTGGGCAACCAAGCGGTTTTCTCTTTCTTCGTCGGTGGCCATGTCGGCCAATCTTCGCGATCTGAGCCACTTTGTCACGCACAACATAAACAGGGGCAAGATGGAAGCATCAGAATATATTGTTGATGACCGTCTCACTATCAAATGCATCGTGACCATCATCAAGGAGCCATATGTTTTCGAGGCGGAGGCCCAGGTGCCGGTGCCACCGTCGGAAATCACGGACCAACTCGGGAAGCTGCCAGAGGCAAAGGAGGGCGCCGATGTGACATTCGAGGTTCAAGGAGAGGAATTCCCGGCCCACAAGCTCGTGCTGGTGGTGCGGTCTCCGGTTTTCAAGGCCATGCTCTACGGGCCGATGATGGAGAAGGATTCAAGCCGCATCGTCATTGCCAACATGCAACCCGTTGTCTTCAAGTTTCTGCTCTACTTCATTTATAACGATTCGttgcctgacgacgacgacgacttgcTGGATGGAGACGATAAGAAAAAGGTGACCAGACACCTACTCGTGGCTGCGGATCGCTATGGCATGGAAAGATTGAAGCTTATGTGCGAAATCATCCTCTGCAAACACCTCGATGCCGAGTCTGTTGCAACTACATTGGCTTTGGCCAATCAACATACTCGTTCTGGGCTACAAGATGCTTGCATTCGATTTATTGCATCATCATCTACTAAAATGTTAGATGATGTGGTGGCAAGCGGAGGGTACAAATCGTCTCAAAAGAACTTGTTCAGATACCATAATGGAGATGTGGGAAAAAGCAAGTAGGCTCCGCAAAACCTAGCTAGGATTGTTACTTTCTGCTCATCTTAACTAATCATCCTATAAAGAATGGAGTACTTTTTTCCCAATAATTTTCTGTGGCCTTCAACAGCAGTCCCTGTCATATCTTCAATGACCAAACGTGATACTGTTATGTTGGAATAAGCCATTGCGTCGGTCTCGTCGGACGTGTCAGGCTCGTTGGACGCGTCGTGTGCGCGTGGGAGCGGGACGCAGCGCCGTAGGTGTGTGTGTGGCGTGCGTGTGTGCGCATGTGTGCAGTAGCTAGCTAGTTCGATGGTGTGTGGAGCGTGGCTGGAGCGATCTGTTGGGGCAGGCCCGCGTCACCCGTGTTTGAGCGCGTCGCGGACGCGGCCGGGCCAAGCGGATCCTAGTGCACGCAGCGGGAGCGAGATGGGCAGTCGTGCGACGTGCATACGTGCGCCTGCTCTTCAGCCCCGCGTATAAACTCCCTGTACTGCTGCTGGTTCGTTTGTGTGAGCCAGTTTGAGCTGAAGGAACAAAGGCCGTATATACGAGCGGCCGGGCGTTCGTCGTCAAACTCCATGCGTTCTTTTCTTGCTTCGTCTACCTCCGTTAGTGCAACCACAGAGAGCTAGTCTAGGGCTGTTCCAACATGTTAACAATAATAGTCTTAGGAGATAGCTTGAAATGATACGTCAGACGAGAAGATGGTCGTTCGGTGGCTCTGCATATTCAGGCGAGGCTGGGAGGTCTAATGCACTCCTTGCCTTTGCATATTCAGAGAAAACCGGGAGGTCCATTGCAGCGGCATGGTCCTCGACAGTAATGCTCAATGCTTGAGATAGACTTGCAACAAAACTTACAATCATGCATGGACTTGCATACAACATTTTGAACCATTCATCTGATAAGACTTGTTATTCAATATGCTTGGTGATGTCTAACAGACTTCTCCAGtaccctctccttttcagtttatagggctcaattcaaaaatctcatcaaccaagataGATGGTGAATGATGGAATACTATTTGTaatttgcaaaaacacccaattaatactcttgtttttctcaaaaaaattatgtttaccaatgtattaattacaatgcatgcatgcataaagtacatgcattggtcagttttctcttaatacttgcatgtaatgatttaatgcaccttggaatctgaatttatgatgggaacaaccaaattgagcctaataaaatagaaaaactaagattttgaaataagccctataaaccgaaaaggatgAAGTATATGTGAGGGAGGGTCCATGGTAGGGTAGCAAGAGGAAATGCTGTAAATGGCAACATTAATACATGGCATAGTAAAAATTCAAAGTCAAATTTACCAACTTATAATTATATAGGTCGGCACCGTGCTTTAGAGCGTCTGGATGCAACCAATTAATAGCAGCTTAACGGGATCCTCCGTATTGGCCTTGGAGAGAGAATCAAGAAAACATATGCGctgaaaaagaaaaaccaaagatCAAGGCCAGCAAATTATTTCCTTTTTCAACTCTCTGGCAAGAATGGCATAGCAATTAGCAAATTGTATAAAAACCCATGTGTTAATCTACAGGCAACAGGACTCCAAAGAAAAATAACTCTTCTAAGTTTGTGATTGGCAATGGGCAAATCTGTCAAAAAGTGCAGAATAGGCAAGAGATATAAGACTATAAACTTAAAAAAAATATATACTAAACATCACTATTTCAATATTTTGCAGTGAAAGGTTCCAGCCAATGCTGACCACGGTTTTAGAGACTCCATATGCTTCCGACTTGGCCCAACCAAAGAAATTCCTGATATTTGGTCAGGAATATAATCATAGGTACGCTCACCTGTTGATATATATTTCTGAGTTTAAAAGTGTGATGTTTCAGACTCACAGTATTCTTCAAACcaccatatctatatctatatctatatctataccaatataaaaagatccaAAAGGGCAGATCCAAATCATCTCAACCGTTAAATCATATTATTTAGTGGTTCAAATCGCTTCAATGTTAagcaccaaacacgtttaacgctctaattacccaccactgccattggttataaacacgttttgactcaaccctatcccatgaaatctgccatgtaattaatatcctaccattcccgcataaaagtaattgatatcttaccaaGCACCAACGTGCAACAGATATATTTTACCTAATATAACGTGCAACTAATATCCTGCCAAATATAAACGTGCgttgcacgtacattattactagtgCTAATAAGTGTAACACTTGTTATTGACAAATTAGAAGAGTGATAGGAAGGTGTCCGACGGAAAATACACAGGAGCTCTCGGGTGCTCCGCACCCCTATACGAAAAATATTCGTAAAAAATTCCCACAAaatcaaaaaaatccaaaatttcagGATGTCAAACCTGGTTTCCCAATCTACTTCCGTGTGAAATTTCgtgaaaaaatatcaaaaaatgtaTCCGTGGCGAAGGAATTACTGCCCGGAAAAAAATGTACCCAAACTGTGTTTTGCTATATATACGaaatttttgtcttttttgccgtgAATACGTTTCCTGGTATTTTTTCACCAAATTTCAGACGGGAGTAGATCGGGAACCCACGTTTAATATCCCCAAATcccagattttttttcaaatttcttggTATTTTTTCCTGATATTGTACGTATAGGGGTGCGGAGCACCCGAGTGCTCTAAATCCTCGTCCGGTGTCCGACATGCTATAATTGTATGAGTACTAGTGGCTGGGGCGCCACCCGGTGGGTGGCGCCTCTTAGGCGGGATTGTGCGCACTAATCAAGCTGTTGTATTTGTTAAGTGTCTGTATAACAATATGCTTAGTTTAGAGAGAAGACAGGCAGCGCAGATGAGGCAGTATTATTTGGAGCTAACATAACTTTTTCTATTACACGTATCACTATGACACTATGACAATTATCCTCAAAAGGGTTACCAGCCAAAAAGAAACTATGTACTTGACACTTAGAAGAGCTAGTGCATTATGACTAGTGTAATTTCACTGAAATAATAAGCTAACAATATATATTTGGTCGATGGAGATGTCCAGATCATGACCAATATGTTACTGTGCGCACTAATCAAGTTGCCGTAGTTGTTAAAGTGTTGACAGTACAAATAAGAGACATTTTTCATGCTTTGCTCAAATCTTCTCTTGAGGTCCATCTCTCTTTAAGATTTCTTGTGAGCTTTATCAACATACCAATTTCACAAATAATAGCGCTCTTTTAAATCACATTCGTACACCTCttatcaaaagaccgaacaaattATTCATTGCCAAACCAGAAAGTACCATTCATATACATCAGGAAAAGAACATTTATAACTAAAATAGCACCCCACATTAAGATCAGTCAACTGCTATGAATCTAAAAACTCAGGGGGTACATACAATTGATCCAAGCAAAGCACTCACCGTACATGAATTACACACCTCTGGCAGCTTCCTACTTCAATCCTAGTACAGACTACAGCCCCATCAGTGAACCATGGGAGGAAGAGAAAAACAAGCAACAGTCGATCATCTTCAAGACAGGAAGAAACCGGATCATAAACTGGAAGAAAAATTGGGACAGCAGAACCCTCACCTCATAATGGACCTTGTGTTTCTTGTCTCTGATGCAGGTTCTGCAGAATTAGATTGTACAACAAATGAGCAGAATCTATAAGCATTGTCTCTTCAGATTATTTGTAATGGCAGCATAACACTTGGTTCAAGCAAACGATTGGTGTTGCTGCTAGTCCTATTTTTTCAGGAGCAGAGCAAATTGTACAGCAAATAAATCACCCATATATACAAGTATGGAACAAATTATACTAAGCTATGATATAACTCCCAAACATAGTGACATTTCAGGAGCACAGCAAATTGTCCAACAAATAAATCATCCAATACAAGTATGTAATGAATTAGACTAAGTTACTCTATCATACACCTCGTATTTGAACCAGGCATGTGTGTGCAATATATAAATTATTTCTCTCATAAACTTGAAACACGACAAGTTGCCCTTACTCATGACTGGTCAAAACATCAAATAAATGGGTGTAAATTAAGCTACCTCAAGCTCCACACCATGATCTGAAAACCAGTGCATATAACATGACATGCAGTAAGCAACTCAATCATTTTCATGGTTCCTGGTCAAAATGGTACACACATTAATTGCCACTATTTCATTCAGACAATCAACAGAAAACCAAATCACTGACACAAAACAGACAGGTACAACATGTGTTCCTAGCATACAGGCATTACACGACGGCTAGGCCACAATTACAGTGCAGATTATGCAATCAAAAGGCAAGACAGTATGCGCGTACACGTGCCGATGGCTCGAGATGGTGCCCGTTGGCCTGCCGCCGGAGATCTTGACCTACAAACAGCCATTCACACTGACTGGAGGAACACCAAAGCAGCAGATATGCAGCCCAATGGGAATCAAGGTATGGTACCTTCCTTTCACAAGAACTTGCCTTTCTGATATATGACCACCACGTTGATGTCGCATCTCAGGTTCTCCTGCAGTAGAGAAGGATCTTCACAATGCACCACATAAAAATTCAGAAAGAGTagaacatcagaaatagaaattttACTAAATGGAAGTTAGAGAGATAAATGACAGTTCATGTGGCAACTTCTTGATTCTCTCCAAATCCCCACTACCGTAATCAACGAATAATCACTAAATCCATCAAAACAAATAGAGGCATTATTGAATAGCACAAA is from Triticum aestivum cultivar Chinese Spring chromosome 3A, IWGSC CS RefSeq v2.1, whole genome shotgun sequence and encodes:
- the LOC123058355 gene encoding BTB/POZ and MATH domain-containing protein 2-like translates to MTCTAESEQGEHWFKISDYSIHRGMGVGCYIESSWFTIGGHYWRLHYYPDGYSEDGKGDMVVGLELMELCGKEFPSRVSSTISLFYWATKRFSLSSSVAMSANLRDLSHFVTHNINRGKMEASEYIVDDRLTIKCIVTIIKEPYVFEAEAQVPVPPSEITDQLGKLPEAKEGADVTFEVQGEEFPAHKLVLVVRSPVFKAMLYGPMMEKDSSRIVIANMQPVVFKFLLYFIYNDSLPDDDDDLLDGDDKKKVTRHLLVAADRYGMERLKLMCEIILCKHLDAESVATTLALANQHTRSGLQDACIRFIASSSTKMLDDVVASGGYKSSQKNLFRYHNGDVGKSK